GAGATGAGCAGAAGCTCTCACTTGTCCGCCACCCGGGATACTTGCCCCTTGACGCGCGTTGCTGCTGCCACTGTAATGCAACTTGTCCTGGTGGTTCAAGGTGCCGAGCAACACCTGGAGTCTCTCGATGTACTGAATGGCACTGCGAAGGATCTCCACTTTGGGCAGTCTCTGGTTGGGATTCAGCAACGTGCTTCGCTTCAAAGCCTCGAACGCCTCGTTCACCTTCTTCAACCTCCTCTTCTCCCTCAGGGTGGCCGCTTTTCTCCTGTCCAGGGTGACGGATTTCCTCTTGCACGTCTTGCACGCCCACAGCAGGCACTGGCCGTGGCAGTCGTGCtgatgctgttgctgctgctgctgctgttgctgcagttGTCGGTGTTGCTGTTGGAGCTCCGACACCGGGTACACGTGCTCATCCACGCCGCCTTCCAGCGACCTGCCATCGGCGCTCACACCCGTCCCCAGCCGCTGGTCAAACACGGGCTGGTCAAAGCCCTGCAGGCGCGAAGGGAAGAGACTCTCGCCGTCGAAGAACCGCTGGTCTGTGAAATAGAAAGGGTTGGTTTCAAACAGCTCCATTGTCAACTGGGCTCTTGTTTAAACTCTGGAGTTATCTCAAGCACCAACTGCACAAGAGTATGGCAGCGCCAACTGTTTGGAGGCATTTAAAGTCTCCTCTGGCATGAAATCACTAGGATATATATAGAAGGCGCAGAAACTCTATCCAACTCTTAGCTGTCGACATACATCAACATTTCAGTCTCATTCCATCTATTCCCTGGGGGTGTTGGCGGTGCGGACGAGCTCACCAAAACTTACGACCCAAATGAtactttttttaatacatttttcaaTTTCAAGATATTACACCCAGCTTCGGGAACTTTGAAATGTTGCATAACATTGCCAATCTGCTCTGCATTTCTTTTGCAAAGGACTGATATATGAATGGTATATATAAAGTATACatacttcagaaggcagtggaggccaattctctgaatgcattcaagagagagctggatagagctcttaaggatagtggagtcaggtggtatggggagaaggcaggaagggggtactggttgagaattatcagccatgatcacattgatcctcctgcacctattgtctattgtctattcacagagaatggcagcaggcccttcggcccaccgagtccatgctggccatcgatcgcccgttcacactagttccatgttatcccactttctcatccactccctgcgcactcAGGGCAAttatacagaggtcaattaacctgcaaacccgcacgtctttgagatgtgggaggaaaaatcggaacgcccggaggaaaccacgggatcactgggagaacgtgcaaactcctcactgacagcacccgaggtcaggatcgaaccagggtctctggcgctgtgaggcagcgcttctgtaagaagggtcgcgacccgaaacgtcacccattccttctctcccgggatgctgcctgacctgctgagttactccagcattttgtgaataaagcgctTCTGTAAATGTGTGTAACTGCTCCATGTGGGATCTGCCTCGTTGTTTTATCTCGGTGTGAAATATTTAATTCCCTAGAATAATAATCAATTACTCGAAAAAGCAATGATTGCTTCATTTTCTTTCagaaagttggggggggggggggtgggggggagaggagacatttaataggaaccagagtgaGGGGTATCCTTTCCcagacaaggggtggtgggtgtatggggcgagctgccagagcaggtagtttaaggaacatttggacagatacatggataggacaggtttacaatGACAAGGGCcaaccgcaggcaggtgggactagttagtGTATtgcagacatgttggccggtgtgggcaagttgggccgaagggcttatttccacgccATGAGACTCAATCACTCCACGAAACCGTCAGCAAATGTCACCATAAATAGTCCAGCAGTCGTTGTTTCAAGGCCCGAGTATCGGATCACTCTTGACTTATTGGGTGTGGATTTTGTGACATTCTGATGTTTGGGGGCAGCCCAAAGGGCAAATGAATGGAATAGTTGGGCGGGCGGAGTCCGCAATGCTGTCTATGTTGATGCTCTTTGACAAGTTGGTCACACATGTGGTCGGTCTCTGGCCGTGGGCGAACGGGAGGTCAGACCAAGCCCCGTTTTCACTTTCACTAACCACCTTCGCAGAAAGTCCCCAACTATTCCGGAGGCTGCATCGAGTTTCCACATTGCTGCAGCACCCGGGATGGTCTTCATACACCaccatctatttatttatttatttatttgcaaaaGCCTTTGCGATTCATTCCTGCCCCCGACAGTCACAGGACCCTGCGATGCCTGGTGTCGCATTAAACAGTGATGGATAGTGGCGAATGTTAAGGCAACACAAAGCCCCCATTGTAGCCACGATTAATAAAGAACGTGTTGGAATCAGTCAAGAGTCGACGCACGCCAACAGCGGTCCCCTGTTACAGGGCACGGCCCTGAACACACATCATGTGTGTACTTTGCACGCCATCTGACAATACTAAACCCACACGCTTAAGACCACACGTCGctttgaaaaaaaacatttaaaaacaacctcaGCCCTATTTCTTTCCAGCAATTCCTTCCACGCCTTTTCTCAATAACGCCCGGCACTGTTGTttagaaataatttattttatgaaCAGGTTATAACTTCAGAAGAATCACGTTGCATTAATTACAATCGGAACTAGTAGAAACAGTTTATAAAAGTATATTCTCCATCTTGGTAAGATTATATTTTCGGAGCAACCAAAAGGAGACAAATCTCCTAGATATTGTCCACCCCAGGATCTAAAGAATGCGTGAATGAAAATTGCTGGACTTTTTGGCCAAAGTTTACGAAATACACTCAGAATATCTTTAGATTCAAAAGCTGTTTCAGTAATTAAGGTAGgcaagagagagaaaacagaaaatTGTAGGTTTATCATCTGTTGTGGGTAGGTATTgcaatttatatttaaaaaaataactttttGAAGTTAAAGAGGAACTAATGGTATTTGGAGAGCTTTGATCAAAGCCAATGCAGTTTTTCCATCTACACCTTTGAAACCTCTGGGTGGAAAGAGATTGCCAATCTAAAATCTGCAAAAAGAAAATAATTATGGAATACTGTAATTATGGAATACTGTAATAGCTGATTGTAAGAAGCTAATATGGAATTTTAATATCCAACACAACTCAATGAGTTCATTGGAGAGGTCATTACCATAGGAGGAAGGAATAACTTTGAATGTAATATGGACACAACCATTTTGAAAGGTATCCTTTTAAATCAACTGTTAACACTAATTATcactttctcccacattcctttGCTGCTAACCAGCATTTACTTATCCAAACCAATGATTGGAGAAGGTACACTGAAAGGTCtattgaaaggcatagatagtggatgtggaaaggatgtttccactgttgggagagtctaggaccaggggtcatagccttagaattaaagggcacttttttttagaaaagaggtgaggaggaacttctatagtcagagggtagttatctATGAAACTCATTACCTCAgagggctgtgcaggccaagtcagtggatattttaaggcagagatagacaaattcttgattagaacaggtttcaagggttatggggagaaggcaggaaactaggattaggaggcagagatcagccatgattgaat
This region of Rhinoraja longicauda isolate Sanriku21f chromosome 24, sRhiLon1.1, whole genome shotgun sequence genomic DNA includes:
- the myog gene encoding myogenin; this encodes MELFETNPFYFTDQRFFDGESLFPSRLQGFDQPVFDQRLGTGVSADGRSLEGGVDEHVYPVSELQQQHRQLQQQQQQQQQHQHDCHGQCLLWACKTCKRKSVTLDRRKAATLREKRRLKKVNEAFEALKRSTLLNPNQRLPKVEILRSAIQYIERLQVLLGTLNHQDKLHYSGSSNARQGVGIASECGSSSASCSPEWSSSSDQCNTPYNPPSDHLLPLNKGQSTGSASLRSLTSIVDNITPEHSPSSYMESTTVN